The DNA segment ATAATACAATTTCACTACCCTCGGTGATCACACAGCAACCTCGTTTACAATCGCTATCTACCAGTATTCCAAACTATCCTCTATTTTGAGGCAGCAAATAATTAGCACTGTCTATGCTGGGGATAGGTGAATGACAATCTGAGCCTGCTCCTGCAACAAATCACGGATGCTAGGCAGTAGCACTATCCTACAACCCTTTACAATAATTTAAGAAACTTAGGATTATAGATGGCTATGCGGATTGCGATCGTTGGGGCAGGGTTAGCTGGGTTATCGGCAGCGGTGGAGCTAGTGGATGCTGGACATGAAGTGGCAATCTACGAGTCCCGACCCTTTGTGGGTGGTAAGGTAGGCAGTTGGCTAGATGCCGATGGCAACCACATTGAAATGGGGCTACACGTGTTTTTCTTCAACTACAGCAATTTGTTTGCCCTGATGGATAAAGTGGGCATTCGTCAATACTTGTTACCCAAGGAGCATACCCACACCTTTGTCAACCGGGGTGGTGATGTGCGAATGCTAGACTTCCGCTTTCCCTTGGGTGCTCCCTTTAATGGCTTGAAGGCATTTTTTACTACACCGCAACTTTCTTTGTTGGACAAGGTGCAAAATGCGATCGCCCTCGGCACTAGCCCCATTGTCCTCGGCCTAGTCAACTACGAGGCAGCCATGTCTATCATTCGCTCTTTGGATCGCATTAGCTTTGCTGAGTGGTTTTTAGGTCATGGGGGTTCAGAGACTAGCATTAAGCGCATGTGGAATCCGATCGCCTATGCCCTAGGGTTTATCGACTGTTACAGCATTTCTGCTCGCTGTATGCTGACTATTTTTCAGATGTTTGCGGCCAAAACCCAGGCATCGCGCCTCAATATGCTCAAGGGGTCACCCGCAGAATATTTGCACAAGCCTATTTTGAACTACCTAGCTGCCCGTGGTGGACAGGTCTATACTCGGCGGGGGGTGAGGCAAATTCACTATGAGGGCACTGGTGATGCAACTCGCGTCACGGGACTATCGGTTGCTAATGGCGATCAAGTGGAGCTAGTGACGGCTGATGCCTATATTTGTGCCTGCGATGTTCCTGGAACTCAACGCCTGTTACCTTCCGAGTGGCGACAATGGCCCCAGTTTGATCACATCTACAAGCTAGACACTGTGCCTGTGGCAACGGTGCAACTCCGGTTTAATGGTTGGGTGACAGAACTCAAGGATGCTAATCGGCGTACACAACTCCAACAGGCCGCAGGTTTAGACAACTTGCTCTACACGGCTGATGCAGACTTTTCTTGCTTTGCAGACCTTGCCTTGGCTAGCCCTGCCGACTACTACCGGGAAGGACAAGGCTCACTTTTGCAGCTTGTGCTCACACCTGGAGATCCATTCATTAAGCAAAGCAACGAAGAGATTGCCCATCATGTCTTGAAGCAGGTTCACGATCTATTTCCGTCCTCCCGGGAGCTGACAATGACTTGGTACAGTGTGGTGAAGCTAGCCCAGTCTCTCTACCGGGAAGCTCCTGGCATGGATCCCTATCGCCCTAATCAGGTGACACCGATCGCCAACTTCTTTCTGGCGGGCAGCTACACCCAACAAGACTACATCGACAGCATGGAAGGTGCAACTATCTCTGGCAAGCGAGCAGCCGCGGCTGTCATTAACGCCCTAGAACAGAAACCAACCTAGTTTGAGGTTTGTAATCTAGTCTGAGGTTTGTAGTGAGGACTTTAGTCCTCTAGAGAAAGTAGTAAGGACTTTAGTCCTGTGGAGACAGGATAGAAGCATTTACTCTTGAGTGCTGCCAGAACGTGCTGCTTTAGGCGAAGCCTTAAGTCGATAATGCACCAGTTGATGCACGGTTTTATAGGGGGATACAATCCCTAGTTCGCGCTCTAGCCACTGGCAAATTTCGGTGTAACTGTTGAATCCTTCCCCTTGCTGCAACCGTTTCTGTAAAGCATCCTGTGCCCATTGGGGA comes from the Cyanobacteriota bacterium genome and includes:
- the zds gene encoding 9,9'-di-cis-zeta-carotene desaturase, which produces MRIAIVGAGLAGLSAAVELVDAGHEVAIYESRPFVGGKVGSWLDADGNHIEMGLHVFFFNYSNLFALMDKVGIRQYLLPKEHTHTFVNRGGDVRMLDFRFPLGAPFNGLKAFFTTPQLSLLDKVQNAIALGTSPIVLGLVNYEAAMSIIRSLDRISFAEWFLGHGGSETSIKRMWNPIAYALGFIDCYSISARCMLTIFQMFAAKTQASRLNMLKGSPAEYLHKPILNYLAARGGQVYTRRGVRQIHYEGTGDATRVTGLSVANGDQVELVTADAYICACDVPGTQRLLPSEWRQWPQFDHIYKLDTVPVATVQLRFNGWVTELKDANRRTQLQQAAGLDNLLYTADADFSCFADLALASPADYYREGQGSLLQLVLTPGDPFIKQSNEEIAHHVLKQVHDLFPSSRELTMTWYSVVKLAQSLYREAPGMDPYRPNQVTPIANFFLAGSYTQQDYIDSMEGATISGKRAAAAVINALEQKPT